A segment of the Paracoccus suum genome:
GCGAAGACCGGCGACCAAGCTTCGGCGGCCAAGCCGGCGGCTAACTAAAGCCGTAATCCCCAACCGGGGCCAAACCGCACCGCCCGGAATGGCGGTTTTTTTTATGCCCAAAGGAGGGTTGCAAAATGGTGGCTCCGGTCACGGAACGTTTCGAGCAAATGACGCTCGAAGTCAGCGAAGATGGAACTGTATGGACCAAACTCTGCGGCATGATCGGCGTGACCATCACCCGCGGAGCGCAGTTTGAGACCAGCGAGGTTCCCGCAGACTGCGCGGACGAAAGCCTGCCCCTCAAGGTCGACCGCGCGCTGCGGTCGGTGGATGTGACCGTTTCGGCGGACGGTGCTTGGGCGCAGCAGTCGCACAAGACGATGATGGACTGGTTCTACACGGGCGCGACCAAGATGGTCCGCGTCGGCCATGCCGCCACCCTGACCGGCGACCCGCAGT
Coding sequences within it:
- a CDS encoding phage tail tube protein; translated protein: MVAPVTERFEQMTLEVSEDGTVWTKLCGMIGVTITRGAQFETSEVPADCADESLPLKVDRALRSVDVTVSADGAWAQQSHKTMMDWFYTGATKMVRVGHAATLTGDPQYEQGPAFLTSLNHARVKGQKVTANIEVAFDGTPERVAKV